A region of the Clostridium estertheticum subsp. estertheticum genome:
TTTGATGAAACGCAAAAAATATTATACTGTTTTTACCTATATATATTAGTAATTTTGATTTTGGCAATAATCTGCAAAAAATTAATGATGCCATAATTCCACTAATAGCTGACCCAAAGAATAAGAAGTAATTACCATATTCAATAGAAGACATATCCACGCGAGCATTCATATTACGAACATTCAAATGTCCTATAATTACATTAATAATTAAAAATACAACTAAGTATTTTATACTCACAAGTTTACTTACCTTGTTTTCCATCCCTTTTATTAAATAACCTATACCATAAAATACTACAGCAATAAATGCTACATCAAAGCTCCAAGGTAATGGCTTTCCAATATACGTATTGTAGATACCTCCAATAATTGCGCTAACTACTAAACATGTGATAATCTTTCTTTTATCATTTTTAGTCCATTTAACTATTAAGAAAAATACCATCTCACACATAAACAAACAAGCTATAAACCACAGTGTTCCATTATGCAGAGTACCATTGTTATATCTTAATGGTATGAGTGTTCCAATAAATGATTTTAAAGGACTAACGTTTTGTTTATTATTGAATACAAAAAAATAGATATACTCAATAAAAGAAAAACAAAAATACGGTATACCTATAGTTATAATCCTCTTTTTTAAAAATGCTGAGAAATTATTATATTTTACATTTGAAAATAAATATCCTGACATAAAGAAAAATAATGGTACATGAAATGTATATACTTCTGCCTGAATAGGCAGTAAAATAGGCGCATGCCCAAACATAACCAAAATCATTGCAAATCCCTTCGCCATATCAATCCAATTCAGTCTCTTTTTTTCCATATTAATTTGTCCCTCCCATAATAACAGTTTATTCGACATGTTATCATATAAAGGAGAGGAACAGCAAATAGCTTAAAATGAATTACAAGCTATATTTCTTGTCATATTGTAATATTAGCGCTTTTCCTTAAGGTTACACCCAGTTCCCATTATTATCAATAACTTCCTCACACTTAATCCACATCAGATGTTCCATCTTCGCCTTTCTAATTAACACCAACGGCTTGTTTTACATAATTAAAATAATGATCTGTTTCCATAAATCTACTACTTATATAAGTAAATTCTCCGCTATCTATATCAAATTTTCGAGTTGCAATATAGAATCCAATGCTCCCACCCCCAAACTCTGAATTGTTATAAGTAGATGTTTCAAAAACATTGTTCTCTAACTGTTTAAAGAAAAGATTTCGAGAACTATACGTAAGAACAGAATTTGTAATTTCTCCATTATCTATAAAACTTGATAATTTAAGTATTCCATCCTTTATATAATATATCTTCATATCTGAAAAATTCGATCCACCTGGGGTGCCCATTAATAAAAAATCTGACTGCCCCGCTTGTATATTTTTATGAACTGTAATTAATTTTCTATTAGGATTCAAATTTAATATTTGTTCTTCATTCTCATTAACATCATATATTTTTGGTTTAGTCTCTCCATCTTTCGACACAGCTACTTTATAGTGTCCTCTGCTTAATTGGTCTCCTTCACTTGCACCGGCCCAAACACCAGCCCAATCTTCAATAGGGTCAAATGATGCCTGTTCAATCTGGTTATCATCACTAAAAATATTTACTGAATAATTTAGTCCAGTATTATCTTTCATAGTTAATTTATAAAGACTTTTGGCTTTTATTATATCTAAGTCCGTTGTAGTTCCACTAGTGGTTTCTTCACCGGGAATAACACTTGCATCTACGATTTCTCCTGTTGTATTGTCTATCCAATTCCCTGAAAAATCTTTAACATAAATTGCTCCACCCTCAATGATTTTATTAGTAATCTCCGTAGAATTTGCTAGATCATTAGCATAAGCTAATTCGAAGGATTTGTTCCCAATTAAAACCGTACCATTCGCTATTGTAGCAAAAGCTGAAAATGATGATGATCCTGTTATCATTAAAGTAACAAGCAATGAACTTATAATTTTCTTTTTCAAATTAAATCCCCCCATAATTGTTTTAAAACAATTTTGCACTTAGTTGCGTTGTATGTAAAAAGCAATAAATTACTATGTTATATTTTTCGAACTATATTTATAAAACTTTAATTATCTTATTTCATGGAACTGTTAATTAGAATTTTCTATTTACCTAATCACTATAACAACTGTACGTTGATTACTTCCCACCCTATATAACGCTTAATATGATTCGTTATCATTCACTTTCATATCCAAAATATTCCATTCATTGTTTTCGTTATTAAAACCATACGTACATTCTATACTTCCTATTCCAACCATTGCCCCTGCTTCACTTCTAATTATTGTAGAAACTCTTATTGTTTGAGGGTTTTTATCATTTAATGAAATATGATAATCTCCTAAATAAACTTTTCCGGCCTCATAACCCTCGCTATATTCAGACTGATCATAATTTTTTATACAAAAATTTTCACCTGATGCTTTATTATAAATTCCTAAATACATTATTGAATTTTTATTGACATGCGTAAATGTAAAATCTTCATTATTAAGTGTAACAGGTGCATCTTGTACATTTAATAATACTGATAATTCATTATCCTTAAAAGAAAAAATTTCAGCTGGAGATGGATTATGATTACCCTCATAACCTTCTCTCAACATTATATCCAGAATTTTATCATTATTAAAGTCTGATAAACATAATTCACTACTTTCTATTCTAAGACCATCCCCTTTTATTTTTATATTTTTCAATACCTTTTTGTTACATGGATCTTGTATTACTAAATTTAAGTAATTATCATAAGTATCAGGGTCATGGTATCCTGCTACCACAATATTTTCTTTAACACCGTCCCCATTAACATCAGCAAGCTTAAAATCTATTATTGTGCTTTTAGGATGAGTTACTCCTTCAATGTAAAATTTATCTCCTTTGGACAATTCTTCATCTTCACCAGGAATAACACTTGCATCTACGATTTCTCCTGTTGTATTGTCTATCCAATTTCCTGAAAAATCTTTAACATAAATTGCTCCACCCTCAATGATTTTATTAGTAATTTCCGTAGAATTTGCTGGATCGTTAGCATAAGCTAATTCGAACGATTTGTTCCCAATTAAAACCGTACCATTTGCCATTGTAGCAAAAGCTGAAAATGATGATGATCCTGTTATCATTAAAGTAACAAGAAATGAACTTATAATTTTCTTTTTCAAATTAAATCCCCCCATAATTGTTTTAAAACAATTTTGCACTTAGTTGTGTTGTATATAAAAAGCAATAAATTACTATGTTATATTTTTCGAACTATATCTATAAAACTTTATAATAAAAGGCGGGTTTTTAATTGCAGCAATTGTTGGCCTCGATACAAGAGCCACAATGGATCTTGATGCAACTATAAAAGATCTCCCCGTAACAACAAATCAAAAACAAAAGGTGTATTTTATACCATAATTAGGTTAAAATACACTCTTTAATGGAAATAAATATTCTATTTTTTTATCCCTTCTTCTCTTCCTTCTTCCTTGTAGTGCAATTTTCTAATTTCGTCTATACTCAATTTAATACACCTCCTCTTTCCCTTTTATATTAGTTATATATTAGTATTTCATTTTCTAACTCTGGTAGTTTATATACATAACTTTTATCTTGACCAACCTAATTCATCTTTTATCTCTGTATTTTATTTCAACTAAAAAAGTTGTAGATGTTTCTAAAACTAATCCTAAAATAAACTTATCTCACTCACGGTTCAGTCACAACTCATATTTGCAACTTAACTCATTAGTATATACTCTTCTCCATAAAAGACATATAATAAAAAATAATGTAATATTAGTTACTTAAAACAAATATTTTTAATTATCTAAAGGAGAATTTATATGTGCTATGATAACAATAAAATGTTGAATTTCTTAAGAGAAATATACATTGAAATTAATATTAAAGAATCAATAACTTTTATTAGCAGCAATTGCTTTACACTATTAGGTTACTCTATGAAGGAACTATTAAATAAAAACATCCAAAATATTCTTTCTTTTATTCTTCAAAATTCTAAATCCGTAATAACCATGAAATCCTCTGTTATAACAAAAAAGGGTATAGTTATTCCAGTTGATTTAGCCAGTTGTCCAATAGTAGATAGTAGCAATAACATAATTGGTTACAGGCTCTCCTTGATTGACATATCATCATATATTCATGAAAAAAGAATAAATCAAATGTTTGAGCGGTCCAGGGATTTCATTTATAGTGCTGAGTTAAATCCAATATTCATACTTACATATTTAAGTCCTTCAATAAAAAATATACTAGGCTATGATGCTCAGGAATACTACATTAATCCAATGCTTG
Encoded here:
- a CDS encoding acyltransferase family protein, yielding MEKKRLNWIDMAKGFAMILVMFGHAPILLPIQAEVYTFHVPLFFFMSGYLFSNVKYNNFSAFLKKRIITIGIPYFCFSFIEYIYFFVFNNKQNVSPLKSFIGTLIPLRYNNGTLHNGTLWFIACLFMCEMVFFLIVKWTKNDKRKIITCLVVSAIIGGIYNTYIGKPLPWSFDVAFIAVVFYGIGYLIKGMENKVSKLVSIKYLVVFLIINVIIGHLNVRNMNARVDMSSIEYGNYFLFFGSAISGIMASLIFCRLLPKSKLLIYIGKNSIIFFAFHQMILYPIIDKLIRHISFLTSEKSYIVTLNGIIHVGVTLIVMIPIIYVINNYMPFILGKRFSKKGAN
- a CDS encoding PAS domain-containing protein, yielding MCYDNNKMLNFLREIYIEINIKESITFISSNCFTLLGYSMKELLNKNIQNILSFILQNSKSVITMKSSVITKKGIVIPVDLASCPIVDSSNNIIGYRLSLIDISSYIHEKRINQMFERSRDFIYSAELNPIFILTYLSPSIKNILGYDAQEYYINPMLVFNIVHPDDRYIIKKKLTN